A region of the Paenibacillus rhizovicinus genome:
GTCTGACCCGAAAACGGCGCTGGCACCCTAGTATTCGGCCAACCTGGCGTAGATATTGCAGTAACATATTCATCATAGTGCGCAGAATCTTTATACGAACCAGAGCCAACCGGATCGTCAAGCTTATAATAGCGCTCAAGCTTTGTTTCGTTTCCGGTCAATCTTTTGCTCATATTATCGGCAATTTCGGCATCCGTGCGAACGCCATTCCAGATCCTTACATCACTAATTGCACCGGAAAAATAATCGCTAGAATTGAAGCTTCCAATCTCTGTATAGCCTGTTGAAAAAACAGACATGACTGCAGTCTGCTTTTTTTGTGCATCTAGCACGCCATTGATATAAAATTTCATCCGTTCCTGCTCATCGATGCTAATGGCAAGGTGTGTCCACACTCCACCAGGAATATTGGTGGCATTGCCAATATCGTAATTACTACTGTCCGCCCGCAGCGCCAATTTTCCCGATACAAGTGAAAGCGCCCCAGACTGGCCCGAGCTATCGTGCCCAAATCGCACAATCGTGCCCGATGCGCTGTTGCTATTTGGTTTTACCCATGCCTCCAGTGTGAAGGCGGCATATGGCCCAGACGGTAGCCCCCTAACGCTGGAATTCTTTATATAATCATTTCCGTCAAAGTAGGTAGCAGTTTCAGGCACAACATACTCTTCAACAACAAGCACTGCTTTTTCTGGGGCGCTATCGGCGATTTCAGTCGTGGTTATGATTGTTCCGCCAGTTACTTTTCCCTCAGTTGTATTAAGTGTGTATCCACTGCTTTTTGCAATATCAATACCACTGCCGTCAAGGAAATCTTCAAACAACATATTTTGATGCTTGTACCGCAATGTCTTGGCAACTGCGTTGAGCTTGGCATTAGCCTTAATAATATTAATCGTGTCATTAATGATTAGCTTATTTGCTTTGGCAACGACATGATCAAGAGACTGATCGAAATGGTCGATCCTGGCTTTGACGTTGGGGTATGAGCCCTCAACGCCTGTGCTCAGGATGTCTTCTCTTGTTTTCTTTTGCTCCTTTGCCGCCTTATTGGCAGCCCCGTAGCTGATTACGTCCAGTCCCATATAGACTCCTCCTAGATCCAGGAATACGAAATGCCTTGAAGTTCCTGCCCGTTTTTTAAGACAGCTTTGACCCTTAGACTCTTCCCTGTAGGCAAGCTGTCCAGTTTGCTTAGCACGTCAGTCGTGGCCTTCAGCCAAGTAGACCCGTCATCTCTTGATATGAAAAGTTCCGGCTCTCGCACCTCTACAAGGTCATACCCAATTGCGAGCCCTTCAAGCATAGGGTTCAAAAGGTAACGGTTGTAGGCTGCTGTAACGCCGTCAGCCGATGCCACGTCGGTTAATGCCGACTGTTCGAGGTAAACACCGACACGAATCTTCCGGCTTATAAACGCTTCCCAGTTTGCTTGGGTGAAGGCAGTTATTTCCGAGGCAGCCAGGGCTTTGCTTTTCACATCACTCATATCTGAGATGTTTACCGATGTGCCGCCAAGGCCGATCCAAGTTGCTCCGCCGTCTGCGCTCAAGATGAACTTTGCGATGCCGGCCCCCGATTGCACCGTGGTCACATTCATGCCCTTCATCTGATCAAGATCAATATCATTTAGGGCAAGCACAAGAACTGGCTTCGGAACAGCGGTGGTTGACATGCTGCGAGTCGGCTCGCCTTCTTCGTCCGTCCAAACAAGTAGCTCTGGTAAGGTAGAACTCAGCAGCCGGAGCGTTTCGCTGTTGATGGCAGAAAGATCGGCCATCCCATCGGTATCGAACATGGCCTTGGTTGCCGGCGAGGTGCCGATCGTAGTCCAGGAACCTTTTGCCTCTATCAGTTCCATTTCTCCAATGGCGACATGGCCAGTGGATGAATAGTTTGCCGAAATAAGGATCCTGAAGTACCGATACAGGTTGGGATTAGAAGAGAATTCATAAACACTTCGAAGATTGCTTGTCGATACGGCCCCCGAAACGGTATGAAGATTATCCCACGCCGATTCGTCATTGCTGCCCTGTAAAATCCAGTTTTTTGGCGACTGAGGGAACGAAGGATGGTTCCTTGTTGTTATCGCATAACTCCCTATCCTTTTTTGCACGCCTGCGCCTAAATCAATCTGGAGCCACTGTGCTCCGGTGTCTGTATTAGAGGAGTGCCAGCAGTCATCGGCATCGGCATTTGTGTTATTGAATGCCTTCCAGGCATCATTTGTGGCCACGTAGATGGATGATGCCTTAATCAGATAGGGGCTTGGATTGTTATTGGCGGTCATTGCCGGCAATACATCATTCGGATAACTACTAGCTGCATACTTCTTTATATCTAATCCGTCCTGAAAGAGGTACTTATTCACGCTCACTTTGACCTGAGTGATCGAGTACGTTCCGCTGCCTCCACTCCCCCCATCACCGGATTCATCTCCACGGGTCCCGACTCCACGGGTTCCCCCAGCAACTGTAATTGTTCCTGCCTTTGTTGGAGTTGCTTTCGATGTCGCTAGTTCAACATGGCCACCGCCGCTCCCTCCACCACCGGCTCGGTATCCGTTCCCTCCTGCAGATCCGTTCGCCGAAATGGTCCCATTATTAATTACGTCAAATCCATAAATGATCAGAAGCCCGCCAGTCCCGGCACCACCTGGCCCCGCATCCCCTCGGTTTCCAGCAGCTGCAGCGCCACCAGGATTTCCCGCTCCACCTCCAGCACTGTGTGAGTAACTCGAGCTAGAATATCCTGCGCCGCCAGCTCCACCATTGGCGGCGGCTGACCCGGCAGTGCCGTTGTTGGATCCGCCGCCGCCAGAACCGCCTGAAAAAGATGTTGCGGCTGCTCCGGTTCCACCAGCTGCCCCACGAGCAGCGCCTGGTCCTCCTCCGCCTAGCTGCCGCCCTGTGCCGTTGTTGCCCGCTGCAGCTGATGTGTGTCCGCCAGTCTCAGATGTTTGGTATGGCTGCGCCTTAGCCGCAGCTCCATCTGCCGGAATGTAACAAAGGCTACCAGAAACATCATTGAACATATAGACGTTCTGGCCAGCTGCAGCAGCCCCACGAGCTGTCATCGTAATCGTACCATTGTTGGTCAGAACGCCCCTTACAAAAATAAGCATGCCACGCTTTCTGACTTGAGGAGTAATGGTGACGCCTGTACCTACCGTTAAGTTTTTATGATACTTTACAATTAGCATCCGTTGATCGGTCGTCGTATTCCCCAGCACAGGAGATGCTGTGTATTCAACATCTCCTGTGAAGTTTATCATCTCGACGTTAATGTCTACCGTTTCGCCGTTTGCAGTGGTGCTGAACACATGATCGCCATCAGGGATACTCCCCTGTAAGTAATCGAAGACGGTTTTCTTCCCAGTGTATGTGGCCAAATCAAGTCACCTCTATCTTTTCGATTGTCTTGAACTCGCCGACATCGATTACTTTTCGAAGCAGGTTTCCTGCCTGCGATGCGCTCTTAAATGCGGTATCGATAACCATGGCGCCCAGGTATATATTCTTTGGCTTCATGGACCCGTCGAATTGAATATACTTGTTGGTCTGAAATTGAGTCCCTTCGCTTTCGACAAAGTCATAGATGACCTTATTTGCGACTTCCGAAGGACCGGACAACTCTGCCTTTACTTTTACATACCGGCCATATGGGGATGCGACGGATCCATCTGCATTCAAAGGAGCATAGGACGTGAACGCACTGCCATCTATTGAAGTGGCAGTGTAATACTTTAGGATCGTATCTGTGCCAAGCATCTCGAGGTTTCCAATGATAACAGCTGGATCCGTTCCATTATTGTTTGCCGTAACGTAGACTCTGTACTTCTTGAAGGTCTTCTTATTTTTAAATCGGAACGTCTTTGATGAATAGTCGCTCCATATGACTCCAGATTGTGTGTCCAATGTAAGCCACGTCAATGTGCCTTCATCGTAAGCTTGGAACATGAAATTCTTTGGCATTTGTGCTAGGCGAGCGGCTATATCAATTGCCGGCGCCATCCGGTACCCCGTGATGGCTGTTGCTGTCAAGAACTCGTATCCAAGCCAATGTGGAAGTGCCACTCCGCTTGCGGAGCACCATCCATATCGGATTTGGTTGTCAAATGCCATCCACCCTGCCCACGCTGTTGCATCCCACTGTGAGCTGCAGGTTGCAGTACCATTCGATGTGGCACTGGTTAGCATTGGAACGCTATCTATAATTGATCCATGCGTTACAAGATCACTCAACGTCAACGGCCCCTTCGCATTGACTCCCAGATCCATAATTGGCGATTCGTAAGTTCCGATGGCCGGGTACTCGTTAACTTGAATGTGATTGTAACGCACTTCATTATACTTAGATACGAGACTGGCCCCAAGAATGCGAAGTCCGCTTCGACCTGATCCTGTGATTGAGGCGTCAGTCACACTGAGTTTCTCAACTCCGTTCAGATACGCCTTCAGCACATTCCCAGTGACCGTGAAACGTATTGTCGTTTTGACTCCTCTTGTGAAAGCAGGCTCAGTTGTATTGGCCAGAGAGGTCCAGGTACCAGATACCCTCTTATAAATCTGTAAACCAAATGAGCCTGTTCGATCTGAGATAGCCAACATGTAGGTGTTATTAAGATCTTTGAGTCTGGCGAGGATGCCTCCGTTAGCCTGCTCATCGGTTACGATCTCGATGTCAGCATCTTCACTTTGGAAATCACGGACTAGAAAATCATTATTTTCTCCGCCCGTTCCTGAAAGGACACCTAGAGTCGTATTAATGATCCAGTATGGCTTGGTCGTATTCGCCGGATCTGGAACAGGTGTGTAAAGGCCGAGGATATCCTTCGAGAAATTATCAATCAATGTGAAGGTTTTCTTTGCGGCCAGCTGAATCTTTCCGCCCGATCTCACGGTATTCATTAAGCTGCCGGCACTCATATCATTTGCCTTCATATCACTGGATGTGTTGCTCGACTGCTGAGAAATAACGACTGCTGTGGGGCTCTCTAATAATACTTCAGCTGTCGTTACAACTTCCGCAACACTTTTCGAAGGATCGATCTTGACTTTTTTCCCTGTTGCGTCGTAAACGTATCCGAATGACTTTGTTGCATCGATCCCGGTTTCATCGCCGAAGTCATCCAATGCCAAGTCAGTCATATGGTATTTGTTTTTGTTAATAAGTGCGTTCACCCGAAGATTATGCTTATTGATATTGGCCGCAGTTGCAGCTTCCATGGCGGATACACGATTCAGCAGAGCTACACCTGGATCTTTCTTTTCCAGTTCTGCCAATCTAGTTTTGACATCGGCATGAATATCCTCGACCCCGCTTCCAAGACGATTGTTAACTTCGGCAATCTTTTTCTTGGCCTTCGTAGCTTTGGACAATGAGATGATTTCCATATCCTCACTCCTTTGAAATGCGTGGGGCTACGCCCACGCATAAGAGATTGCCTTCAATTTTGCCGTGTCGCTCGGCAGTGTGATCTGAATTTTTAAGTCATTGCCTTGACTTCCTGTAATGTCTATCATAACTCCAATATTAAGAGGCGTCCAGGATACACCATCATTAAGAGAATATTTGAATGTACATAGCTCATGCTCCGCATTGACCATCAAGACTGTTCGGCCGGCCGGCAGTTCCTCGGCCTCTGTCTCCAGTATACCAGTTCCATGATACATCTTGGAACTGGAATCATAGAGATTATGCGTTGTGATCGTGGCTGAAAAGCTATTGCCCGTGGTTGTGTACAGCAGCGCTTTTGAGTTTGCTGGAATATTGGCCCATTGGTCAACTGTTACTGCATCCAAGGAGGGCAGCCCATACGTCTTAAACAAATTCTCAGTGGCCGGCGCTTGCCCAACCACTGTCCAGACATCGCCAACAAGACTGTATAAAGATGCGCCTGACTGTAGCAGTAGAAAAGGGTTTGGCTCTACAGAGATCGTATATTTCTGAACGGTTCTGTTAGAAGAAGTGAATGGCAGTGTTCCAAGCAACGTTAGCCCTGAATTACTTCTTGCATTCAAATTGCTTGCCACCGTGTAAGCAGAGGCACCATAGATTCGAATAGCTACTGGGATTCGCCCCTCTGGTGAACCGGCCCACACATTAATTTCTTTTACGGCGACGTCCTTTTTCAAATCAAGGGCAAATCGTGCCCATCCGTTGGCGGCAGCTTTATAGAGCATAATTGTAGAACTGGTAGATCCTGAAGTGTTATTCGTGTAGGTAAGGTTTCCATCGTTTAAATGGTTTGGGCCCCAAACACTCGCATCGGTCCAATACATATTATCGCCAGCACCGAATAGCTCTTTCGGCGTATAAGAGACCACTTGACCCAGGTTATCAATAACCTGGATCTCCGTGATCGTAGCGGCTTCTCCTGACGCAAGAGAATCAGCTTCCACAATCAGATAACGCATACTACCTCACCTGCACCTTCTTGATTTTTTGGATCGCCGCAAGATTTAGCTCCAACATTTTGCCGCTGCCGAGTACGACGGGGTTGACGAATGCACTTTCTGTTGAAGTCGTTTCCCCTGCTCCCGATGAAGAGATGCTTTTCATCTCTTCTGCTTGACACGTATCAATTACCATATCATGCAAAGTGTATTTCTCGCTCATAAGAAGCGCATTACTCTTGAAGTTGAGCTTAGCCAGATTGATTGCGTTGATCCTTTCGAGGTCCTGCAATCTACCTTCAATCGTTAGCTCATCGTATATGATCTTGATCGATTGGATTGTCGGGGTTTTATCCGACACCGGTTTCGGCGTGATGGTGATTAGATCAGCAAATGCGTTGTCTGTGATCTCTTCGATCTCCAGGTAGAAGGCGAATCGAATCTTGTTTGAGCCGCCCAGAAGCTCTTTCCATTGATCAATTGCAATACTATTGAACACTGCTGGCGACAGGCCATTTGCCTTGACGTCGGCCAAATTCGACGGCTCAACTGTGATCCATTGGGAGGAAATAGACTTCCATGTCGCTCCCTGATTGACACTGGCAATGATCCTTACGTTGCCAGCACCTTCGGCTTTTGCTGTTAGAGTCAAACTGTCAATCCCTTGTGCTGGAAGGATAATGTCCCCTGTTGGAAATACGAGGCGCCCCTTTGGAACAGCAGTCAAGGCAGCTTGCTTTGATTGGGCTTGAGTGTCACTTGTCCACACAAGAAGCTCTGGTGTCAACGAGACTAGCTGCTGAAGCATGGTATTGTTAATGAGAGACAAATCATCCATCCCATCGGAGTCGAACATTTCTCTTGTCACCGGGGCCTCGCCTACTTTGATCCAACCACTTGCGGTTGGTGGCGTTGTTGGCAAGATGCGCACTTCCGACAATTGAACCCAGTTGCCCCCCACACCATAAAACTCGAACTTATAGTATTTAAAAGCTGTGTCGTTTCCGAAGGTAAATGGCAGCTTGGTTGTCGCAGCCCCATTAAACCCAGTGCTGGCAATGCTGGCGACGAGCAAATAGTCAGACCCATTATTGCTACCATAAATATTAAAGCTCGCCGGCGCATCGGCCCCCCTATCACCAGAAGTCAGATCAACGCTTGAGATTGCGATCGCCGATGATAGTTCAAAGATTACGGATTGCGGACCACTTCCGTTCGACCACCAGATCGTGTTGGTTGCACCATCTACGAGATTAGAAGGCGGCCCTTGGTATGAAGTAGTCGCCGACACAGATGTAATGGTTGGCAGCACTCCTGTTGTCAAGACGCACTTTTTAATATCTGTTCCATCTTGAAACAGATATTTTGCACTGAACAGCAATTCAATTATAAAAACAGGACGGTAGCAGTTATTCGTTGGTCCTGCTTCGCTGGATAAAACACCACTGAATCCGGAAGCAGAACTATTACCTCTCACTACCCTTGACCCTGCCCCAGATGAATTACTGTTACTGCCGGCCGGGGCAGTCGTACTTGTTAATGACCATTTTCCAGTCCAGTTCCAGGTATTGTTATCTCCAGCTGTTATAGTGCCTCCGAGCGTCGAGCCACCGATATATTTATCCCACTCATTGTCTTTATCAGCTGAACCTATCCCGCCTGAGAGTAGCCGTGCAGACACGACAAATTGGTCAGCAATTGATAGCGAAGGTAAATCAACTCCTGTTGCATAGCCCGCTCGATTAAGTGCATCCCATGAGATTGAGCTCTGGATATTTCGGTCTGCAATTAATTTAATGCGTTCATCCCCTCTCTCTGCACCAACGCAGATCAGATAGAAGGCACCGCTAGGCGTTGATGCCGGACTGGCCGGAAGCAGATCAAGTGTGTTATTCCCCAGCGACCTAAAAGCACCAGGCGATCCAGCAACAGGAGCCTCGTAGTAACAGCGAATCCTTTTGCCAACAGTGAGCTCTTTGGGATTAGTGACTTCATCTGGATGAATAAGGTACCCGGTAGCATCGATATCAATAGCATCAATGGAAAAAATATTACTAGTGCTATCGGTAGTTATGACTACCTCATGCGTTGACAAAGGCAGATTCAGTGCCTCGAATACGATGAGTTGATAACTATTTAAGGCGTTGTTGGGGTTATATGAGTATCGCACTCCATCGACGCTAACTTTTACATTACTTACCCTGTTCGTATAATATAAGTCGATGATTCGCAAATTCTTTCCATAAAATTTAAAACTAATGGAATTGGTAGTGGCTCCGGAAAGTGTCATGTAGTGGCCTGTCCCTGCATAAGTATTGGGGTCATTTGTAACTGTCGCCCAACCTCCGCCTGCGTATTTGATTGAAGGATGAATATCATCATATCTCCGCCATCCAGGCTCCGGAGCAGTTAGCCTCTGCCCCACTTGGGCGACCATATAGCCGGTTGCATCGATATCGATTGCATCAACGCCAATGTAGCCCGTTCCTGCTAGAGACAGCTCAACAGTATGAACGCCCAGAGCCAACCCCACAATTTCATAGACGAGTGTTTGGTACTGGTATGGACTTCCTTGGGGATTGTAAGTTCCCGCATCCGACCCATCTATCTTGATATTAATCGTCGTTCTATTGGTTTCTTTCAGCTCAATAATGCGGAACTTCGTACCGTAAAATCGAAATACGACTTTTGCATCAGAGTTACTACTCGCAGAGGTTGATCCGCCTTCATAGTTGGTATGACTGTAGCTCGCCCATCCCGATCCGAGGTATGCAATATGCGAGTCCGTGTTGCTTACACGCAGCCAGGTTGGCTCGGGAGCGGTTAGCTGCTGTCCAACTTGGGCAAGCATCCATCCTGTTGAGTCAATATCTATAGCATCCAGGCCAATGTATCCAGATGTTTCCAGTGTAATTTCAACGGTGTGTATGCCGATCGTAAGTCCTTTCTTCTCATAAACAAGCCGCTGAAACAAAGAGCTTGCTGCAAGCGTGGAGTAAGTCTCCGCAGCTCCGCCGTCTATAGAAACGGAGGCTGTTCCTCGGTCTACATCCATGAGATCTATGATTCGAAGCATAGACCCGTAGAAGCTGAACTTAATCTTATCGCCGATGGTATTGCTTGCTACACAGGCTCCCTTATAGTAAGAGGCATTTGTATAGGTATTCCAGCCGGCTCCGACATAAGAGATTTGTGCAGCACTATCAACACGCTGCCATCCCGTCTCTGGGGAAGTCAGTTGTTGACCTATTAAAGTAAGGCTTCCAATTAAATCGATGGCGTCAAACTCAAAGATCGAAAAGAATCCGGAATTCGTAGCCGAAATCGTAACGTCATGCGTGCCGTTTGATAGTCCCTTTTTTTCGAATAATAGAACCTGGCCTGCCGCTACGCCGTTTGCTGAATAGCTATCTGACTGCCCGTCAATGACTACCGAAACATTGGACTGCCGATCAGAGTCCCGATACGATATGATTCGAAGAGCAGTGCCATTGAACTTAAAAGTGACAGAATGCAAATCTGGCGAAAACGTATATCTGGCCGTGCCGCCCGAATAGTTTGAGCCAGGGTTATCCGACCACGATCCGCCTTGATATTTAAATCGAGAATCACTTTGTTCATACCTTGTCCAGCCTGACTCAGGCGCCGTTAATGCTTGTCCTACTGTGGCCATACTTGCTCACCTCTTATTCGTGATATTCAAAGACTGGCCGAAATCCGACATTCGACCACGTTCCATTGGATGCACCCATCCCCCAAAATACTTTTGGGACACCTCCTGATAGACCTCGCTGCACTCTATTCGTTGATGATAATGCCGGCGTATCCTGCGTAAGAGTGGCGGAAAGGGAATAGTGGAAAACGTCATCCAATGTTTTACCTGTCTGGATTTTATCTTTTGGAAAACTGACTATACATTGATCCCACTCATTATTGTTAGGCCATGCCCCAAGACCTTGATCCGTGGTCGAAAAAGTTCTTAATAATGGATTCTCCTGTATGGACCAGTTATCAATGTTAAGCTCTGTTCCTCCATTGTTGCTTGTGATATTTAGACGGTAGTATTGATATGGCGTGTTATTTGCTAAGCTGAAAAATTTCGCTTCGCCATATGCCCAGCTAACTCCTTTTTGAGTGTCTAATACTGTCCATTCCAGTCCATCGTCTGATGCTTCAAATGTCCAATCTTTTGGCGCTCTTGTGATCCCTTCCTGAGCCTCCAGTGTGGTAATTGAGTAAGCTCTTATATACTTAGCGGATGTAAACTTATAGCAAATCCACCCAGTTGTTAGCCCGGATGCAGCACTCCAATAGCGAGAATTGGAACTATACCTTGCTCCGTCCAGTGCCCGCCACGCACCATAGTCCGCACTCCATTCACTACTTGCAAGGGCTACTCCGCTGGGAGAAGTATTGCTTGTCATAGTCGGAATATCAGATTTAAGGGCTGCATAGGTTATACCACCTGTTAGCGATCGGATAAGACCTGGCTCTTCTACGCCATCGTCCCAAGGAAGCCCTTGGATAAGCTTGCTACCATTAAGGACATCCCATGAAATCTTGTTTCTGACAACCCTATCGCAAATCAATAGTCCTTTTTTACACTTCACAAAATAAACCAGGCCTGTTGCGGAAGCATTGTCAGAGCCACCAGCCAAAGGAAGCTCTGTTCCTGTTGCATTTCCAAAATTGGTCAGGTAGTTTGCCAGACCCATACTGCTTCCATTAATTTGAACAGCAATGTAGTCCCCGATCTCCATATCGCTGATTTTGGTTCTTTGTATTCCGGTTGTTGCTGGTTTTCCCATGTTATCTCACCTCGATTTGAGTGATTTTTTTGAACAGGCTCCTATCTATTGGGCACGAGAACAATTTACCGGAATTAATTGATGTACCCTCGGTCATCGTATTAAAGTACGATGTGCGTAATTGGAGTTTTCCGTCCGCCGTAACAAATTGATCGAGCGCATATTGATTCATACTGTCTAATTGATTAAAATCCAGATTTACGTTTGAGACAGCACTCGACGACGCCGACATAGAAACCTTGATTTTAATATACCTTGTGTCCGGCGGGGAAGCGGGATCCAGTTGAGAGAAACCAGTAAAAGTGACTCCATCGGACGATGAAGCAGCCTCGAGTGAAACACGAGTTGAAGGCGGAGATTCCTGGTTTATGATTTCAATCAGAGTTGTGTCAATCCAGCCCTGGCTCAGATCGATAACAGGAGATTCCCAGGTTCCGGATGTGGCGTATAATGTGAGAGCTGTTTCTTTTAACATTTGCAAGAAGGACAATCTCACGCCAGCTGTACTGTTGGAGTCTGTGATATACAACCGGTATCGCTGATACATGCCAATTTTACTGCAAGTAAATGCTCTGATTTCTGACGCCAGCCAATCGGATACATTGGACCTAGAATCGAGGACCGTCCAACCAGAGCCATCCCATGCTTGAAATTGCCATGACTTGGGCATCCAACCTAAGTTAGATCCACCAGCTTCACACCCAAGATTGTATTGAACTATCTTTGTTGGTGTTGAAAATTCATACTGTAGCCATACGTTAGATGGAATGCTCGTTTTCCAAGTGCCAATGCCCGTCCCGCTTGAGGCTTGGGATCCATCTAAAGCCCTCCACGCTTCGTAGGATGAGAGCTGATCGTTTGTGGTCACTGCTGAATCACTGCCCGATAAAGGCGAAATAGCATTTTCAGGGCTTCCAGCAATTAATCCTACAGCTCTTAATTGGATTTTACCTCCACTCAGCTCCGTATCAGTAAATGTGCCTTGAGATAAATCTAATTGATTACTGCCAGCTGCTTTGATCTTGCTCGCCTGACCTTCTAGCCAGTCCAACCGTGAGTCAACAGTTGGGAATCGACCTTCTGCGGACGGAGCAATGACATTCTGATCCAGATCGGTGCTTCGTCTAAGGGCTGACGATGCCAGCCCGAGAGAAATAACATCCATCTCTGTTCACCGTCCTTATACGATCGTAGTGGTGGTTGCCACGTTTTCGATATTGCCGGTCGTGACATTGTAGGTATAGACTTTTTTGATGGTGATGCTTTGTCCATTTTCCGTGTATTTCTTATTTGAATAGTCCAGCGTCCCATTCACGGCGTCGGCGTATACATAATCGATCGTGTATATG
Encoded here:
- a CDS encoding discoidin domain-containing protein — protein: MGKPATTGIQRTKISDMEIGDYIAVQINGSSMGLANYLTNFGNATGTELPLAGGSDNASATGLVYFVKCKKGLLICDRVVRNKISWDVLNGSKLIQGLPWDDGVEEPGLIRSLTGGITYAALKSDIPTMTSNTSPSGVALASSEWSADYGAWRALDGARYSSNSRYWSAASGLTTGWICYKFTSAKYIRAYSITTLEAQEGITRAPKDWTFEASDDGLEWTVLDTQKGVSWAYGEAKFFSLANNTPYQYYRLNITSNNGGTELNIDNWSIQENPLLRTFSTTDQGLGAWPNNNEWDQCIVSFPKDKIQTGKTLDDVFHYSLSATLTQDTPALSSTNRVQRGLSGGVPKVFWGMGASNGTWSNVGFRPVFEYHE